In a single window of the Melioribacteraceae bacterium genome:
- a CDS encoding dehydrogenase E1 component subunit alpha/beta, with translation MAKETKEIVIENKIVEGPTGKNGSFGGMTKDELMNALRLMTLSRTIDHKVMNLLKQGKAFFHIAGAGHEAVQVAFALSMKKGIDWGFPYYRDMCFTISLGVKPEEIFLGFLGKADDPMTGGRQMPCHWATKEANVPTQSSPTGTQFLQAVGAAISLRRRGINGVVYVSSGEGTTSQGEFHEAVNWAAREKLPVVFVIQNNKWAISVPVQGQTGGKNNSILEMMSGYDNLLRLEVDGTDFLQSHAIAQSAFKHARMGKGPALVEAHVVRLFSHSSSDDQKKYRSNESLHEDLQKDPIEIFSKYLIKKEILTELSHEEFKKEITNHVNDAADWALKQSDPTAESATRFVLDESGKRESLEYEKLTKQGNPVVMVDAINHALREEMERNDKIYVFGEDVADGKGGVFTATKGLSTKFGYDRVFNSPLAEASIMGVAIGMALTGLKPCAEIQFGDYIWPAFMQMRDELSMFRYRSNNLFEAPVVTRVAVGGYIHGGLYHSQNIEAFFSHMPGILIAYPSNAADAKGLLKTSLRLNDPVLFLEHKGLYRQSYATSPEPDADYLLPFGKAKIVNEGDDLTVVTYGAIVHETNFAIKKLEEEGYSVELIDIRTIVPLDVDTIYKSVRKTGKVVVAHEDTLTAGFGAEIAALISENCFESLDGPVKRIAAKDTPIPFHPNLEYAVLPTRQKIYDELKVLLEY, from the coding sequence AACGCATTACGCTTGATGACTCTTTCACGCACTATCGATCATAAAGTAATGAATTTGCTAAAGCAGGGAAAAGCGTTTTTCCATATTGCCGGTGCTGGGCATGAGGCGGTACAAGTTGCGTTTGCTCTCTCAATGAAAAAAGGAATTGATTGGGGATTCCCATATTACCGCGATATGTGTTTTACTATTTCATTGGGTGTAAAGCCGGAAGAAATATTTTTAGGATTTCTTGGAAAAGCTGATGATCCTATGACCGGGGGCAGACAAATGCCCTGTCATTGGGCAACTAAAGAAGCTAATGTGCCAACTCAATCGAGTCCGACCGGTACTCAATTTTTACAAGCTGTTGGAGCCGCCATATCTCTAAGAAGAAGAGGAATAAATGGTGTTGTTTATGTAAGCAGTGGTGAAGGTACAACTTCGCAAGGTGAGTTTCATGAAGCAGTCAATTGGGCAGCGAGAGAAAAATTGCCTGTAGTGTTCGTAATCCAAAATAATAAATGGGCAATCTCGGTCCCTGTTCAAGGGCAAACCGGCGGTAAAAATAATTCAATACTTGAAATGATGAGTGGTTATGATAATTTACTACGATTGGAAGTTGATGGAACCGATTTTCTGCAGTCGCACGCTATCGCTCAATCCGCATTTAAACATGCAAGAATGGGAAAGGGACCGGCATTAGTTGAAGCTCATGTTGTAAGGTTATTCTCTCACTCGTCTTCCGATGATCAAAAAAAATATCGTTCAAATGAATCACTCCATGAAGATCTTCAAAAAGATCCAATTGAGATTTTTTCAAAATATTTAATCAAAAAAGAAATTCTTACCGAACTTTCTCACGAAGAATTTAAAAAAGAAATTACAAATCATGTTAATGATGCCGCCGACTGGGCATTAAAACAATCTGATCCGACCGCCGAATCTGCCACCCGTTTTGTTTTGGATGAATCGGGAAAACGAGAATCACTCGAATATGAAAAGTTAACAAAGCAGGGCAATCCTGTTGTTATGGTCGATGCTATAAATCATGCTCTTCGTGAAGAGATGGAGAGAAATGATAAAATTTATGTTTTTGGTGAAGATGTGGCTGATGGTAAAGGTGGAGTATTCACTGCCACAAAAGGATTATCCACTAAATTTGGGTACGATAGAGTTTTCAATTCTCCATTAGCTGAAGCAAGTATTATGGGAGTAGCTATTGGGATGGCGCTTACCGGATTAAAGCCTTGCGCGGAAATTCAGTTTGGCGATTATATATGGCCCGCATTTATGCAAATGCGAGATGAGCTTTCAATGTTCCGTTACCGCTCAAATAATTTATTTGAAGCCCCCGTTGTAACCAGAGTGGCTGTTGGTGGATATATTCATGGCGGTTTATATCACAGCCAGAATATTGAGGCATTCTTTTCTCATATGCCCGGTATTTTAATTGCGTATCCATCAAACGCGGCTGACGCAAAAGGATTATTAAAAACTTCTCTTCGATTAAATGATCCGGTGTTATTTCTTGAACACAAGGGATTGTACCGTCAAAGTTATGCCACCTCTCCCGAGCCGGATGCAGATTATCTTCTACCATTTGGGAAAGCTAAAATTGTGAATGAGGGAGATGATTTAACAGTTGTTACATATGGCGCCATTGTTCATGAAACTAATTTTGCGATTAAAAAATTAGAGGAAGAGGGCTACTCGGTTGAGTTGATTGATATAAGAACTATTGTTCCACTTGACGTTGATACTATTTATAAATCAGTTAGAAAAACGGGTAAAGTTGTGGTGGCTCATGAGGATACGCTAACTGCCGGATTTGGTGCTGAGATCGCCGCGCTTATTTCTGAAAACTGTTTTGAATCTCTTGATGGTCCGGTTAAAAGAATTGCTGCTAAAGATACACCAATTCCTTTTCATCCAAATCTTGAATATGCCGTTCTTCCTACACGACAAAAAATTTATGATGAATTAAAAGTATTACTTGAATACTGA
- the sucB gene encoding 2-oxoglutarate dehydrogenase, E2 component, dihydrolipoamide succinyltransferase, which yields MKIDVVMPKMGESINEGTIIKWHKQKGEQVKKDEIIFEISTDKVDTEIPSPADGVLSDVKVFEQETVEVGTVVAIIETNEAAEISKEPLKVEANKNFKDVPSTTQVGGRIIDIPMPKMGESIMEGTIIKWHKKVGDPVKKDEIIFEISTDKVDTEVPSPEDGIVTEILFEENTTVEVNTVVAKLSSTGGLIKLEEQQAVKNQPITAVVSPKKESANSATLESMHHQSNKFFSPLVLNIARKENISISELETIYGSGINGRITKNDVLAYLENRNQNRNAEAVKVANKDEKQKPAPSKFAPGERVKIIPMDNIRQRIMYHMVNSRDTSVHVTAVIEIDMSKIHNYIEKNRETFYQREGVKLTYMPFISWAVIKAIKEYPLINATIDSNNIIMKNYINLGIAVAVEPNGLIVPNIKNADEKSIRGLAKSIADLGSRSRTKKLVPDDIMDGTFSITNYGVFGSLFGTPIINQPEVAILGVGAVQKKPVVVENDGVESIAIKPMMYLSLSHDHRLVDGMLGGLFLKSIKEKIENFDTSII from the coding sequence ATGAAAATTGATGTGGTTATGCCTAAAATGGGTGAAAGCATTAATGAAGGCACAATTATTAAATGGCATAAGCAAAAAGGGGAGCAAGTAAAAAAGGATGAAATAATTTTTGAAATTAGCACCGATAAAGTAGATACTGAAATTCCAAGTCCTGCTGATGGAGTTCTTTCTGATGTTAAGGTATTTGAGCAGGAGACTGTTGAAGTTGGGACCGTTGTTGCAATTATCGAAACTAATGAAGCCGCGGAAATTTCTAAAGAACCATTAAAAGTTGAAGCGAATAAAAATTTTAAAGATGTTCCATCAACTACTCAAGTTGGAGGTAGAATTATTGATATCCCTATGCCGAAAATGGGAGAATCAATTATGGAGGGAACAATAATAAAGTGGCATAAGAAGGTTGGTGACCCGGTTAAAAAAGATGAAATTATTTTTGAAATAAGTACGGACAAAGTTGATACCGAAGTACCTTCTCCCGAAGATGGAATTGTAACGGAAATACTCTTCGAAGAAAACACTACCGTAGAAGTAAATACAGTTGTGGCTAAATTATCCTCAACCGGTGGATTGATTAAACTAGAAGAACAACAAGCTGTTAAAAATCAACCGATAACCGCAGTAGTATCCCCAAAAAAAGAAAGCGCTAATAGTGCAACCCTTGAGAGTATGCATCATCAGTCAAATAAATTTTTCTCACCACTTGTCTTGAATATTGCACGTAAGGAAAATATTTCCATCTCTGAATTGGAAACTATTTACGGCAGCGGGATTAATGGAAGAATTACAAAAAATGATGTGCTCGCTTATCTAGAAAATAGAAATCAGAATAGGAATGCAGAGGCTGTAAAAGTTGCAAACAAAGATGAGAAGCAAAAACCCGCGCCGTCAAAATTTGCACCTGGTGAGCGGGTAAAAATTATTCCGATGGATAATATTCGTCAAAGAATAATGTATCATATGGTAAATAGCCGCGATACTTCTGTGCATGTTACAGCTGTGATAGAAATTGATATGTCGAAGATTCATAATTATATAGAGAAGAATAGAGAAACATTCTATCAGCGTGAAGGTGTGAAACTTACATATATGCCATTCATCTCCTGGGCAGTTATTAAAGCTATTAAAGAGTACCCATTGATAAATGCAACAATTGATTCAAATAATATTATAATGAAAAATTATATTAATCTTGGAATTGCCGTTGCAGTTGAGCCGAATGGATTAATTGTACCAAATATTAAAAATGCCGATGAAAAGAGTATTCGAGGTTTAGCAAAATCAATTGCAGATTTAGGCTCCCGTTCGCGTACCAAAAAATTAGTCCCCGATGATATAATGGATGGAACATTTTCAATAACAAATTATGGTGTGTTCGGTTCACTATTTGGTACTCCAATAATTAATCAGCCTGAAGTTGCCATTTTGGGAGTAGGCGCTGTACAGAAAAAACCGGTTGTTGTTGAGAATGATGGTGTTGAGAGTATCGCCATAAAACCAATGATGTATTTATCATTGAGTCATGACCACCGGTTAGTTGACGGAATGCTCGGAGGTTTATTCCTGAAATCAATAAAAGAAAAAATAGAAAATTTTGATACATCAATAATCTAA
- the lipA gene encoding lipoyl synthase has translation MKINQHQKKFAEVLENDRTELGKRPDWLKVRLPTGSNYKEVYELMRKSKLNTVCEEAKCPNLAECWNRKTATFMILGDTCTRSCGFCNVKLGMPSELDLDEPRRVAESVEALGLRHVVITSVNRDELKDGGASIFSESVRLIREKMPDTTIEILIPDFKGEEEAFQIIMNNPPDILNHNLETVKRLYHGVRPQAKYERSLEVIHWFKNHGLRTKSGIMVGIGETKEEVLALISDLKNSGCDIMTIGQYLQPTKTHLPVHRYVTLDEFKEYKDYGLSIGLKAVESSPLVRSSYHADKHAELV, from the coding sequence ATGAAAATTAATCAGCATCAGAAAAAATTTGCAGAAGTTTTAGAAAATGATAGAACCGAATTAGGCAAAAGACCCGATTGGCTAAAAGTCCGTTTGCCCACCGGAAGTAATTATAAAGAAGTTTATGAGTTAATGAGAAAAAGTAAACTCAATACAGTTTGCGAAGAAGCAAAATGCCCTAATCTTGCCGAATGCTGGAATAGAAAAACCGCTACATTTATGATTCTTGGTGATACCTGCACACGCAGTTGTGGATTTTGTAATGTAAAATTGGGGATGCCAAGCGAGCTCGATTTAGATGAACCACGCCGTGTTGCTGAATCTGTTGAAGCACTAGGACTAAGACATGTTGTTATCACTTCTGTAAATCGTGATGAACTAAAAGACGGGGGCGCTTCAATATTTTCTGAGTCTGTTAGATTAATTAGAGAAAAGATGCCCGATACTACAATCGAAATTCTTATCCCCGACTTTAAAGGTGAAGAAGAGGCATTTCAAATTATAATGAATAATCCCCCAGATATTTTAAATCATAATTTAGAGACGGTGAAAAGGCTATATCATGGAGTTCGCCCCCAAGCAAAATATGAGCGGAGTTTGGAAGTAATTCACTGGTTCAAAAATCATGGTCTGCGAACAAAAAGCGGTATAATGGTTGGAATTGGGGAGACCAAAGAAGAAGTATTGGCATTAATTTCTGATCTGAAAAATAGCGGATGCGATATTATGACGATTGGTCAATATCTTCAACCCACAAAAACTCATCTACCGGTTCATCGTTATGTTACATTGGATGAGTTTAAAGAATACAAAGATTATGGCTTATCAATCGGTTTAAAAGCTGTTGAGAGCTCTCCATTAGTCCGTAGTTCATACCATGCGGATAAACACGCGGAATTAGTTTAA
- a CDS encoding ferredoxin family protein produces the protein MAKVKGDILIDIEKCKGCELCAAACPQESLELSRKINSKGYHYIVKIEDNCTGCTNCALVCPDGIIKVYRKTEKKKEQVATIANVTGDITVTVNS, from the coding sequence ATGGCAAAAGTAAAAGGGGATATCTTAATTGATATCGAAAAATGTAAAGGGTGTGAACTTTGCGCGGCAGCCTGCCCACAAGAGTCACTGGAACTCTCCCGAAAAATTAACTCTAAGGGATATCATTACATTGTTAAAATTGAGGATAATTGCACCGGCTGCACTAATTGCGCTCTTGTTTGCCCAGACGGAATAATTAAAGTCTATCGCAAAACTGAAAAAAAGAAAGAGCAAGTAGCAACTATAGCAAATGTAACCGGGGATATAACAGTGACGGTGAACTCATGA
- a CDS encoding 3-methyl-2-oxobutanoate dehydrogenase subunit VorB produces MNKEMKLMKGNEALAEASILAGCDAYFGYPITPQSEVLEYLSNEATNRTGMVVLQAESEIASINMVYGAAGTGKKVMTSSSSPGMSLMQEGISYIACAELPCLLINVQRGGPGLGTIQPGQADYFQSVKGGGHGDYRLIVLAPSTVQEMVDFVGLGFDLAFKHRNPVLLLTDGALGQMMEKVLLPPQKPRKTEFEPWGTTGKLKGRERNIITSLSLQPDVMENINNHLQEKYRRIEKEEVRFEMTDCEDADFVLVAYGLVARICQKAAHLAREKGIKVGVFRPISLFPYPYKPLNELADKVQSFMTVEMSSGQMVEDVRLAVNGKKPVEFHGRMGGIVPSPEEILEKLEQKLVGVLA; encoded by the coding sequence ATGAACAAAGAAATGAAATTAATGAAAGGAAATGAAGCATTGGCAGAGGCATCAATATTAGCCGGCTGTGATGCTTATTTTGGTTATCCTATAACTCCTCAATCGGAAGTCCTTGAATATTTAAGCAATGAAGCTACTAATCGAACAGGAATGGTAGTTCTCCAGGCCGAGAGTGAAATCGCTTCAATTAATATGGTTTATGGCGCTGCAGGAACCGGCAAAAAAGTAATGACGTCATCATCCTCTCCAGGCATGAGTCTTATGCAAGAAGGAATATCCTACATCGCATGCGCCGAATTACCATGCTTGCTTATTAACGTTCAGCGAGGTGGACCAGGACTTGGAACAATACAACCAGGTCAAGCAGACTATTTTCAATCGGTTAAGGGGGGAGGTCATGGTGATTACAGATTGATAGTACTTGCGCCTTCAACTGTTCAGGAAATGGTGGATTTTGTGGGGCTTGGATTTGATCTCGCCTTCAAGCATCGTAATCCAGTATTACTTCTTACAGATGGAGCTCTAGGGCAGATGATGGAGAAAGTATTGCTCCCTCCTCAAAAACCAAGAAAAACAGAATTTGAGCCATGGGGAACGACAGGCAAATTAAAGGGGAGAGAAAGAAATATAATTACCTCTCTCTCACTTCAACCTGATGTAATGGAAAATATTAATAATCATTTACAAGAAAAGTATAGAAGAATTGAAAAAGAGGAAGTTCGTTTTGAGATGACCGACTGTGAAGATGCAGATTTTGTTTTGGTTGCTTATGGACTCGTAGCTAGAATTTGTCAAAAGGCCGCTCATTTGGCAAGGGAAAAGGGAATAAAAGTTGGAGTATTCAGACCAATCTCATTATTCCCTTATCCATATAAACCTTTGAATGAATTGGCTGATAAAGTTCAATCATTTATGACTGTCGAAATGAGTTCCGGTCAAATGGTAGAAGATGTTCGATTAGCGGTTAATGGTAAAAAACCGGTTGAATTTCATGGAAGGATGGGAGGGATTGTACCATCTCCAGAAGAAATTCTTGAGAAATTAGAACAAAAATTAGTGGGAGTTCTGGCATGA
- a CDS encoding 2-oxoglutarate oxidoreductase: protein MIAEENICNNDNLVYEKPETLTDNVMHYCPGCGHGVAHRIIAEVISELGIQEEVIGVAPVGCSVLAYNYFNFDMSEAAHGRASAVATGIKRVLPEKYVFSYQGDGDLAAIGTGETIHTCNRGENILIVFINNGIYGMTGGQMAPTTLPGMKSTTSPFGRDIETMGNPLKITDIVATLPGTYYVARTAVNTPVNVRKAKAAIKKSFEYQKLNKGLCFVEIVSNCPSNWKMTPLQSNKWLEENMIPYYPLGELKKP from the coding sequence ATTATAGCCGAAGAGAATATCTGCAATAATGATAATTTAGTTTATGAAAAACCAGAAACATTAACAGATAATGTGATGCATTACTGTCCCGGCTGTGGGCATGGTGTAGCTCATAGAATTATTGCTGAGGTTATCTCCGAACTTGGAATCCAGGAAGAAGTAATTGGTGTAGCGCCAGTTGGCTGTTCTGTTCTCGCTTATAATTATTTTAATTTTGATATGAGTGAAGCCGCCCATGGAAGAGCTTCCGCTGTTGCTACAGGCATCAAAAGAGTTTTACCCGAAAAATATGTTTTCTCATATCAAGGTGATGGTGATCTTGCGGCAATTGGTACCGGCGAAACAATTCATACTTGCAATCGTGGTGAAAATATTCTTATAGTTTTCATTAATAATGGTATTTATGGAATGACCGGCGGACAAATGGCTCCAACTACATTACCCGGTATGAAATCCACAACCTCACCATTTGGTCGTGATATTGAAACTATGGGAAATCCATTAAAGATTACCGATATTGTTGCCACACTTCCTGGTACCTATTATGTTGCCCGTACCGCTGTAAATACGCCCGTGAATGTTAGAAAAGCAAAAGCCGCAATTAAAAAGAGTTTTGAATACCAAAAATTGAACAAAGGACTTTGTTTTGTCGAGATCGTATCTAATTGTCCTTCAAATTGGAAAATGACTCCTCTTCAATCTAATAAATGGTTGGAAGAAAATATGATTCCTTATTATCCACTCGGCGAATTAAAGAAACCTTAA
- a CDS encoding 2-oxoacid:acceptor oxidoreductase family protein → MTEEIVIAGFGGQGVLTMGQILCYSGVIEDKEVSWMPSYGPEMRGGTANCIAIISDEKISSPILTKFDTVIALNQPSLDKFEKAVKPGGLLIYEASTILNPPTRTDIEVVPIEAANEATKLKNTKVMNMIILGAFLKKKPIIAFENIVAGLKKVLPERYHNLIPLNKQAMEIGMTLANKVETSV, encoded by the coding sequence ATGACAGAAGAAATTGTAATCGCCGGATTCGGAGGTCAAGGAGTATTAACTATGGGGCAAATACTCTGCTACTCCGGTGTAATTGAAGATAAAGAAGTTAGCTGGATGCCTTCATACGGACCTGAAATGCGGGGTGGAACAGCTAACTGTATAGCAATTATTAGTGATGAGAAAATTAGTTCTCCTATTCTTACAAAATTTGATACTGTAATTGCATTGAATCAACCTTCACTCGATAAATTTGAGAAAGCTGTTAAACCGGGTGGGTTATTAATTTACGAAGCAAGTACAATCTTAAATCCCCCAACTAGAACAGATATTGAAGTTGTACCAATTGAAGCCGCAAATGAAGCAACTAAGCTCAAAAACACAAAAGTAATGAATATGATAATTCTCGGTGCCTTCTTGAAGAAGAAACCGATCATCGCTTTCGAAAATATTGTTGCAGGGCTAAAAAAAGTATTGCCTGAAAGATATCATAATCTTATTCCATTGAATAAGCAAGCAATGGAAATAGGAATGACTCTCGCCAATAAAGTTGAGACTTCGGTGTAA
- a CDS encoding transposase, which translates to MSKFKNTFRIESTRLASWDYSNPGWYFVTINTKNQIKYFGDVFQGEIVLNEFGIITERCWNEISQHFKNVELDYYVIMPNHIHGIIIINPCVETGYIPSLPLGEIIGKFKAAVTRWANSYSCESFSWQQRFFDRIIRNERELLNTRKSIIEIL; encoded by the coding sequence ATGTCAAAATTCAAGAATACATTTCGAATTGAATCAACCAGATTAGCAAGTTGGGATTATTCCAATCCGGGTTGGTATTTTGTGACCATCAATACAAAAAATCAGATCAAATATTTTGGAGACGTATTCCAAGGTGAGATAGTTCTGAATGAATTCGGAATTATTACAGAGAGATGTTGGAATGAAATTTCACAACATTTTAAAAATGTTGAATTGGATTATTATGTAATTATGCCGAATCATATTCATGGAATTATTATTATCAATCCATGCGTAGAGACGGGATATATCCCGTCTCTACCATTGGGCGAAATTATTGGGAAATTCAAAGCAGCGGTTACACGGTGGGCAAATTCATATTCATGTGAATCATTTTCATGGCAACAAAGGTTCTTTGATAGAATAATCAGAAATGAAAGAGAATTGTTAAACACTCGCAAGTCCATTATTGAAATCCTGTAA
- the atpD gene encoding F0F1 ATP synthase subunit beta, which produces MASNEGLIVQVIGPVVDIDFQDGYLPTIYNSIKIPRTSVEGVEEELTVEVQQHLGENRVRTVAMDSTDGLVRGMKAIDTGAPISVPVGPETLGRLINVIGEGIDGLGEIKSEKKYAIHRHAPKFENLTTKQEMFETGIKVIDLLEPYTRGGKTGLFGGAGVGKTVIIQELIHNIAKQHGGYSVFTGVGERTREGNDLWLEMKESGVLPKTALVFGQMNEPPGARLRVGLTGLTIAEYFRDEEGRDVLLFIDNIFRFTQAGSEVSALLGRMPSAVGYQPNLATEMGELQERITSTAKGSITSVQAIYVPADDLTDPAPATAFSHLDATTVLSRRISELGIYPAVDPLDSTSRILQPDIVGQDHYNVAKQVKEILQAYKDLQDIINILGMEELSEEDKITVRRARRIERFLSQPFHVAEQFTGFPGKYVKLADTIRSFKEILDGKHDELPEQAFMYVGTIEEAVEKAKTMQ; this is translated from the coding sequence ATGGCATCAAATGAAGGATTAATTGTTCAAGTTATTGGTCCGGTAGTGGACATTGATTTCCAAGATGGTTATCTCCCAACAATTTATAATTCGATTAAAATCCCCAGAACAAGCGTTGAAGGGGTTGAAGAGGAGCTTACAGTAGAGGTTCAACAGCACCTTGGTGAAAACCGTGTTAGAACGGTTGCTATGGATTCTACTGATGGATTAGTCCGTGGAATGAAAGCAATTGATACCGGAGCTCCAATCTCGGTACCTGTTGGTCCTGAGACATTGGGCAGATTAATAAATGTGATTGGTGAAGGAATTGATGGTTTAGGCGAAATTAAATCGGAAAAGAAATATGCTATTCATAGACATGCTCCAAAGTTTGAAAATCTTACAACTAAACAAGAAATGTTTGAAACCGGAATTAAAGTTATTGACCTTCTTGAACCATATACACGCGGTGGAAAAACAGGATTGTTTGGCGGTGCCGGTGTCGGTAAAACTGTTATTATTCAAGAATTGATTCACAATATCGCTAAACAGCATGGTGGTTACTCTGTATTTACAGGAGTAGGGGAAAGAACTAGAGAAGGAAATGACTTGTGGCTTGAAATGAAGGAGTCGGGAGTTCTTCCTAAAACCGCATTGGTGTTTGGTCAAATGAATGAACCACCAGGAGCGCGTTTGAGAGTTGGATTAACCGGATTAACTATTGCTGAATATTTCAGAGATGAAGAGGGAAGAGACGTACTATTATTTATCGACAATATTTTCCGATTTACACAAGCTGGTTCTGAAGTATCTGCCTTACTTGGACGTATGCCATCTGCAGTAGGCTATCAACCTAACTTAGCTACTGAAATGGGTGAATTGCAGGAAAGAATCACTTCAACCGCTAAAGGATCAATTACATCAGTTCAAGCTATTTATGTACCTGCTGATGACTTAACAGATCCAGCTCCAGCTACTGCATTCTCTCACCTTGATGCTACCACAGTATTGAGCCGAAGAATTTCTGAACTTGGTATTTATCCTGCCGTTGACCCGCTTGATTCAACTTCAAGAATACTTCAGCCGGATATAGTTGGACAAGACCATTATAATGTAGCTAAACAGGTAAAAGAAATTTTACAAGCGTACAAAGATTTACAGGATATTATCAATATTTTGGGTATGGAAGAATTATCTGAAGAAGATAAAATTACGGTCCGTAGAGCAAGAAGAATTGAGAGATTTTTAAGTCAGCCCTTCCATGTTGCTGAACAGTTTACTGGATTCCCTGGAAAATATGTAAAATTGGCTGATACAATAAGAAGTTTCAAAGAAATTCTTGACGGTAAGCATGATGAGTTACCTGAGCAAGCATTTATGTATGTAGGTACGATAGAAGAAGCTGTAGAAAAAGCTAAGACAATGCAATAA
- a CDS encoding F0F1 ATP synthase subunit epsilon, whose translation MKELSVEIITPSSTVFKGTAKSVSVPGSLGNFQILFNHAPILSSLDIGKIKIVDMNDKSIEFATSGGTVEVNNNHVLIVVDSAENKDDIDIERAREAFNRAKERISSHKSDVDLSRAELALQRALNRIKFVEN comes from the coding sequence ATGAAAGAATTATCTGTTGAAATAATTACTCCTTCAAGTACAGTTTTTAAAGGAACGGCTAAATCGGTTTCTGTGCCGGGAAGTTTAGGTAATTTTCAAATACTTTTTAATCACGCTCCAATTTTAAGCTCGCTTGATATAGGTAAAATTAAAATTGTTGATATGAATGATAAGTCTATTGAATTTGCTACTAGCGGCGGCACTGTTGAAGTAAATAATAATCATGTTTTGATAGTTGTTGATAGTGCCGAAAACAAAGATGATATTGATATTGAGAGAGCAAGAGAAGCTTTTAACAGAGCGAAGGAAAGAATCTCTTCACATAAAAGCGATGTTGATTTAAGTCGTGCAGAATTAGCTTTGCAGAGAGCTCTTAACAGAATAAAATTTGTAGAAAATTAA